Part of the Opitutus sp. ER46 genome is shown below.
CCGGCGGCGTACAGGGCTTGGATGATGCCGTCGTGCAGGTCGCGTCCGAGACGGATCTTTTCCTCCACGGACTGGGCGAGCAGGGCCTGCTTGAGCTGAGCGTCCTCTTCGGCGCGGCGCCGGACGTCGCGTTCGCGCGAGAGTTCTTCGCCGCGGGCGGCGGAGTCCTGGGCGAGCCGGGTGAGGGTGCCGATCTCCTGGCGCGTGGCGGCGAAGGGGGCTCGGGTGTCGGCGGCGCTGCCGGCGCGCAGGGAGAGACTGACAACCAGGGCGAGGGCGAGGACGAGCCCGATGAGGGCGAAGACGAGCGGGAGCCGTTGGGAAAAATGGACCACGCGGGGCGTGGAACGGGGCGAGACCGGGAGCGCGGGAGCGGCAGTGGCCGGTGCGTCGGTCGACGGGGCGTCGGCGACGGCGGCGCTGACGCTGGCCGAAGCGGACGCCGGAGGGGCATCGGGGGCGTTACGCTGCCAGAGCGGCGCGGCGAGAAGGGCGGCGAGGATGGCGAGGACCACAAAGAGGGCCAGGCCAAGGAATCGCGGCAGCGGGTTCATCGGGTGGCGAGCGTGGGGCTTCACCTCCGCCGTCGCAACGGCGGAGGTGAAAGTGAAA
Proteins encoded:
- a CDS encoding sensor histidine kinase encodes the protein MNPLPRFLGLALFVVLAILAALLAAPLWQRNAPDAPPASASASVSAAVADAPSTDAPATAAPALPVSPRSTPRVVHFSQRLPLVFALIGLVLALALVVSLSLRAGSAADTRAPFAATRQEIGTLTRLAQDSAARGEELSRERDVRRRAEEDAQLKQALLAQSVEEKIRLGRDLHDGIIQALYAAGLTLESMRPLLRADPAQAERRLDEVRASLNAAIRDVRAYITGLAPENLRRASFSRGVTALFEQLRAGRPTGIEIKADDEAAAELSLEQNLEALQIAREAISNALRHGAATQITVRLHRGDGEVCLLVQDNGRGFDVAQERAGGFGLANMRARAERLGATLRLTSRPGEGTRVVANFPIPQPPVV